CGACGTTGGAGGTGATGGTGAGCACCGACTGCGTCGGAAGGGCGTTGCGGTACATCGGGTGGCGGCGGATCTTGGCCATGAAGCGCTCGACGAGGTCGACGGCGATGTCGTCGGCCCGGTCGTCGTCGTTGCCGTAGGTGGGGAAGTCGCCCTCCGTCACGTAGTCCACGACGATGCCGCGCTCATCGCGCACCGGCGTCACCGTGGCGTACTTGATGGCCGTCAGCGAGTCGGTCGCGACCGACAGGCCGGCGATGCCGCACGCCATGGTGCGCAGCACATCCTTGTCGTGGAGGGCCATCTCGAGACGCTCGTACGCGTACTTGTCGTGGGACCAGTGGATGCAGTTGAGCGCTTCGACATAGGTCTCGGCGAGCCAGTCCATCGTGACGTCGAACTTCGCCATCACGTCGTCGAAGTCGAGCGGTCCGTCGCCGACGGGGGCGGCGACGGGCGAGATCTGGGCGCCCGTGACCTCGTCGCGGCCGCCGTTGATGGCATACAGCAGAGTCTTGGCGAGGTTCACCCGAGCGCCGAAGAACTGCATCTGCTTGCCGACGCGCATGGGGCTCACGCAGCAGGCGATGGCCGCGTCGTCGCCCCACGCGGGCCGGATGATGTCATCCGACTCGTACTGGACCGCGGACGTGTCGATCGAGACCCGCGCACAGAAGTCCTTGAAGCCCTGGGGGAGCGCGGGGCTCCAGAACACGGTCATGTTCGGCTCCGGGGCGGGGCCGAGGTTGTAGAGCGTCTGGAGGTAGCGGAAGGAGTTCTTCGTCACGAGAGGGCGGCCGTCCTCGCCCACGCCGCCGATCGTCTCGGTGACCCAGGTCGGGTCGCCGGAGAACAGGGCGTCGTACTCGGGGGTGCGCAGGAACCGCACGATGCGCAGCTTGATGACGAAGTCGTCGATGATCTCCTGTGCCTGCTCCTCCGTGAGGGTGCCCGCGGCGAGATCGCGCTCGATGAAGACGTCCAGGAACGTGGAGGTGCGGCCGAGCGACATCGCGGCGCCGTTCTGCTCCTTGACCGCGCCGAGGTAGGCGAAGTACAGCCACTGCACGGCCTCTCGGGCGTCGGTGGCCGGCCCGGAGATGTCGAAGCCGTACGAGGCGGCCATCGTCTTCAGCTCCTGCAGGGCGCGGATCTGCTCGGCGTGCTCCTCGCGCTGGCGCACGACCTCCTCTGTGAAGGGGGTGGTGTCCAGGCCGAGCTTGTCGACCTTCTTGGCGGCGATGAGCGCGTCGACGCCGTAGAGGGCAACTCGGCGGTAGTCGCCGATGATGCGGCCGCGGCCGTAGGCGTCGGGAAGGCCGGTGATGATGTGGCTGCTGCGAGCGGCGCGGACGTTGGGGGAGTATGCGTCGAAGACGCCCTGGTTGTGGGTCTTGCGGTACTCCGTGTACACGGTCTTGAGCGTCTTGTCGACCTCGTAGCCGTAGGTGTCGAGCGCTCCTTCGACCATCCGCCACCCGCCGTTGGGCATGATGGCGCGGCGGAGGGGAGCGTCGGTCTGCAGGCCCACGATGATCTCGTCTTCGCGGGAGATGTAGCCCGGCGCGTGCGCCGTGATGCCGGCGGGGGTGTGAGCGTCGACGTCGTAGATGCCCTTGGCGCGCTCTTCGGGGAACATCGCGGCGAGCGTGTCCCACACGCGGGTGGTGCGCGCGGTGGGGCCGGCCAGGAACGCGTCGTCGCCGTCGTAGGGCGTGTAGTTGCGCTGGATGAAGTCGCGCACGTCGACGTCGTCCTGCCAGGGGCCGGGGGTGAATCCGTTCCAGGCGGCGGGCAGTTCGTCCTGTGCGGTGGGGGTGACGATGGTCATTTCGCTTCCTTGCTTCCTCGTGGGATCGGTCACGACGAGGGGTGCGATACCCGCCCGGCGTGCCGGATGACCCCAGGGTACCGCGTGTGGTCAGACCACAACAGGAGGGTGTGCGAAGTATGGCGGAGAACCCGCCGGGAAAAATCGTGCGTTGTCGTCAGTCGACAATCGTGCTCTTGCCGTGGGCGGCGTCGGTCGGCCAACCGGATGCCGTCAGAGCGGCTCGGGCAGCCTCGGCGGCATCGAACGGAACGCGCACCCCCGAGATCTCTCGGTAGTGCTGATGCCCGGGACCCGCCCACACGATCGCATCGCCGGCAGCGGCGAGCTGGACGGCGACCTCGATAGCGCGTTCCGGCGGGACGACCTCGTGGATGTCGGCATCCGGGCGCGCCGCGCGGGCGCCTGCGATGAGCGCGGTGCGGATGCCGGCAGGGTCCTCGGACCGAGGGTGCTGGTCGGTGATCACCAGGATGTCGCTGCCCTGCGCCGCCGTCGCGCCCATCTCGGCGCGCTTGGTGACATCGCGGTCGCCGTTCGCGGCGGTGACCATGATCACGCGGCCGGGGGTGACGTGGCGGACCGCGTCGAGGGTCTTCACGAACGCGTCGGGGGAGTGGGCGAAGTCGATGTACACCGCGGGACCGTCGGGTCCGGACACCCGCTGGATCCGCCCCGGCAGCTCCGCCGGGATCCGCGCGTCGCGCACCAGCCCGAAGAGGTCGTCGGCGGCGACGCCCGCCTCCAGGAGCATGACGATCGCGAGCCCGGCGTTGGATGCCATGTGGCCGCCGATGACCGGCACGGTCGTCACCACGTCGCGACCGTCGCGGTGGTGCAGGCGGAACCAGGTGCCGTCCTGCCGTTCCTCGAGGATGTCGACGGTCCAGTCGGCCTCGACGGGGCCGTCGGCGAGCGCCGGGGTGAGCACTGTCGTGACCGGCACGCTGCTGCGCCTCGCGACCTCGCGGCCCTCCGGCGAGTCGACGCACACCACGGCGCGTCGTGAACGTTCGGGACGGAACAGGTCGAGCTTGGCCTCCAGGTAGGTCGCCATGTCCCCGTAGTCGTCGAGGTGATCGTGGGTGAGATTCGTGAAACCCGCCACATCGAAGACGATGCCGTCCACGCGGTGCCGCGACAGCGCCTGTGCGCTCACCTCCACCATCGCCGCCTCGACGCCGCGCTCGCGCATGAGGGCGAGGAGTGCATGCATCTCGGAGGACTCCGGAGTGGTGAGACGCGAGGGGATCACCTGTCCGGCGATGTGACGTTCGGCGGTGGAGGACAGCCCCGTCGTCATCCCCAGGGCGCGCAGCATGCCTTCGACGAGGTGCGACACGCTCGTCTTGCCGTTGGTGCCGGTGATGGCCAGCAGCAGGGGCATGTCGCGATCTGTCCCGTACACCCACGACGAGATCTCGCCGAGGCGCGACCGAGGCTCCTCGACGACGAGCACGGGGAGCCCGGCGGCCCGTGCCTCGGGCACGCCCGCCTCGTCGGTGAGCACGGCGATCGCGCCCTTCGCGGCGGCGTCGGCGGAGAACTCCGCTCCGTGCCGATTCACGCCCTGCAGGGCGACGAAGACCTCACCCGGACGCAGGTCGGCCGTCGCGAGCGTGATGCCGGTGACGGCCGCGTCGGCGAGCTCGCCGACGGTGCGCTCCGCGAATCGGGCCGCGAGCTCGGCGAGGAGGTGACCCGGCGGGTTCTCCGGACGCAGGACGGGCGGGGTCGGGGCGATGTCGGCCATAGCGCCTCCATCCTCTCACCCGAGCCCGTCCGTCACCGTGAGGTCGCCGCGGACGCGTCAGCGACGATCAGGCGCGGCGCCGGCGCACGATGGTGACCGCCAGAGCCGCGAGGGCCGCCGCGAGCGCGCCGCCCGAGAGCCACCGGGCCACGGGGTCGGCAGCCGACGACTCGGTGGCCGCGGCATCCGTCTCTTCGTGGTCGCCTTCCGCGTGGTCGCCTTCCTCGGCCGCGTGACCGTGGTCGTCGGTCTCGGCGACCGACCCCACGGAGACAACGGGCGCGGGCGCCTCGAGGTCATCAACGCTCTGGCCTTCGTCGGCCACCTCGATCCAGTCGGTCTGACCGGTCTCGCACTGCTGGACGATCGGGAAGGCCACTTCGGAGTTGGCCACGGACGAGGCGAACACGACATCCATCGCGACCGCGGCGCTGAGGCCGTCGTCGACGGGCGTGACGGCCGTGTAGGTGACCTGGGTCGCGACGCCATTCGCGCCGAGCTCGCGCTCGATCGTCCACGCCCCGTCGACGACGGGCGTCACGGCGTCGACGCCCTCGGGGATCGTCACGACGAGACTCGTCGTGGGCGACTCCTCGCAGCCGTGGCTGAAGCTGAAGGACAGGCGGGTGGATGCCGAGGCGCTGGCCGCTTCGGGGGTGACGTGGACATGCGCGGAAGCGGCCAGGGGTGCGGCCAGGACGAGCGCGCCGCCGAGGACGAGTCCGCCCGTGAGCAGACGGGAGCGGCGGGCAGGGACGAAGGTGGTCATGGTGTGCTTTCTGTGGTCGTTCGACGAGGGCCGCGGCGCGGTGCGCGCCACGGAGGTTCTGCCTTCGGGGTGAGGGCAGGCTGAGGTCACCGCGCGAGCGCGGGAGGACCTCGTCGAGACAACGCGGACAGGAAGACCGGGCGCGGGAGTGCGCCGGCGGGAGTGCTCCGCGCCGCGCGTGCGACGGGGATGTCGAGCGTCGGGAGCGCGCGGGTGAGCAGTCGACGGATGCCGCGGGCGATGCGGCGGAGCGCCCGCTCGCCGTATTGGAGGAGGAGCACGGTCGCGGCCGCAGCGAGGACGTGGGCGACGATCATGGGCGCATCGAGGTGCAGGTGCGACACCGACACGGGAGAGAGCGCAGGGAGGGCGTGGTGGGGTGTGGTCGTGACCGACGCGCCTCCCGTTCCCACCGCGGCGAAAGCAGCGTGCAGCGCAGCCTGCGAGACGATCGCTGCGGCGACGGTACCCCGCAGCGATGGGCGCCGACCGACCAGGACCACGGCGATCGGGGATGCCAGCAGCGTCACGGCCAGGAGGAGCCACCAGGCCGGTGCCCCGCCGCCGGCGAGCGTATGGGCGGTGGCTGTCACCGTGACGGCGACGGCACTGGACGCGGTGCCCCGCAGCGCGCGCTGCCGACGGGTCACACGTCGCACGCCCTGCCGCTCCCGCTCCACACCACGAGCCTACCTGGGCGGCGCGCGGCCAATTCCTAGCCGGTCGGGGTACTGTGTGCGATCGTGACCGTCCTCGCATTCGTCATCGGCGTGCTGCTGCTCGTCGTGGGCCTCGCCGTCTCGATCGCTCTCCACGAGATCGGGCATCTCCTGCCCGCGAAGAAGTTCGGCGTGCGCGTCGGCCAGTACATGATCGGGTTCGGCCCGACCCTGTGGTCACGGCGGATCGGCGAGACCGAGTACGGCGTGAAGGCCCTTCCTCTCGGGGGCTACATCTCGATGGCCGGCATGTACCCGCCCTCGCGCCGCGAGGGCCGAGCCACGGGCGGCTTCTTCGCGACGATGGTGCAGGACGCCCGGGCCGCCAACGATGAAACCCTCGACGGCGCCGGGGAGCGTCGGGCGTTCTACGAGCTGTCGGTGTGGCGGCGCGTCGTCATCATGCTGGGCGGTCCGCTGATGAACTTCCTGCTGGCGATCGTCCTGCTCACCATCGTGCTGTCCGGCATCGGCCTGCAGACGGCGACCACGACGATCGCGTCGGTGAACGAGTGCGTGCTCCCGGCCGGATCGACGCAGACCGCGTGCACCGCCGACGACCCGGCCTCGCCGGCCGCCGAGGCCGGCATCCTTCCGGGCGATGTGCTCGTCTCCGTCGCCGGTACCCCCGTCTCGACGTTCGCCGAGGCGTCGATCATCATCCAGGCCGCCGCCGACGAGACGATCCCCGTGGTCGTCGATCGCGACGGCGAGCAGGTCACCCTGTCGGTGACGCCGATGCCCGCCGAGCGGGAGGTCATGGGGCCCGACGGCGAGGTGATGACGGCGGAGGTCGGCTTCGTGGGCATGACGGCGACGGTCGCCTACGTACCGCAGCCGATCTGGGAAGGCCCGCAGACCGCCGTCGAGCGCACGGGTCAGATCGCCGGCATCCTGTGGCAGCTCCCGGCCAAGGTCTATCAGACGGCCGTCGACATGTTCACGGGCGCCGAACGAGACCCCAACGGTCCGCTGTCGGTCGTCGGCGCGGGTCGTCTCGCCGGTGAAGTGGCGGCCGTCGACGCCCCGATCCTCAATCGCGCCGCGGCGATCCTGGAGCTGCTCGCGGGCCTCAACATCGCCCTCTTCGTCTTCAACCTCATCCCCCTTCTCCCGCTCGACGGCGGCCACGTCGTCGTCGCGCTGTGGGACGGCATCAAGCGCGCCTGGGCGCGGATGTTCCGCCGCCCGCCGCCGAAGCCGGTGGACGCCACGAAGCTCGTGCCGGTGACCTTCGTCGTCGTGATCGCCCTCATCGTCATGGGAGGCGTCCTCATCCTGGCCGACATCGTCAATCCGGTGCAGCTGTTCGGCTGACGTCGCGCTGACGATTTCTTCGTGACGTGTCGAAATCGCACTTGTCCGTTCGCTGTGGGGATGACACGGTTCCCATGACGAAAGGACGCCACCGTGAAATACGTCATCATGTTCACCTCCACCCCTGAAGTCGACGCGCAACTGTCCGCAGAGGAGGGTCAGGCCCTCTACGCGAAGGTCTACGAGTGGTTCCAGCAGCACGACGCGGTCCTCGCGGACGGCGGCGCCGAATTGCAGCCCGCCGACACGGCGACGACCGTCCGCGGCGGCGGGGTCGTCGTCGACGGTCCGTTCTCGGAAGCCAAGGAGGTCATCGGGGGCTTCTCGGTGCTCGACGTCGACGACATCGACGCCGCCATCGCGGTCGCGAGGACCTGGCCGATGCTCGATCTCCCCGGGACATCGGTCGAGATCCGCCCGATGGTCACGGACTACAGCCAGTTCGAGCAGTGAGCCCGACGGATGCCGCGACGCCGCCCCGCTCCGGAGCACCGGCCGGCGGAGGGGTCGCGGCATCCGATCACGAGCTGGCGCGCCTCGTGCGCGACGAGGCCGCACGCATCGTCGGCATCCTGACGGCCGCGACCGGCAACCTCGACGTCGCCGAGGAGGCGACCGCCGAGGCGATCGAGGAAGCTCTGCGCGCCTGGCGACAGCACGGTGCTCCCGCCCGGCCAGGGGGCTGGCTCCTCCAGGCGGCGCGGCACAACGCTCTGGACCGGCTGCGCCGGGAGACGCGATACCGGGAGAAGCTGGAGGCCGTCCGCGCGCTGACCGTCGAGGACGGACACCCGGCCCGGGGCGACGAGGGACCCGACGAACGCGTGCCGCTGCTGTTCGGGTGCTGCCACCCGGCGCTGGCCCCCGAGGCTCAGCTCGCCCTCACGCTGCGCGCGGTGTTGGGAGTGACCACCGCGCAGATCGCGCGCGCGACGCTGGAGCCGGAGAGCACCGTCGGCCAGCGCATCTCGCGCGCCAAACGGAAGATGGCGGCGGTCGGCATCCCCCTCGGCATTCCCGAGGGAGCCGAGCGGGTCGACCGGCTCGACATCGTGCTCACCGTCGTCTCGGTGCTCTACGACGCCGCGCACCTGCGCGCGGGCGCGGATGCCGTCGCCGATCGCGACCTCGCCGACGATGCGTTGTGGCTCGCCCGCGTGGTGGCCGGAGCGTTGCCGCGCGAGGCTGAGGCGGCCGGCCTCCACGCACTGCTCCTGTTCCACCGTGCGCGCGAGCCTGCCCGGTCGAGGGGCGGCGATCTCGTCCTCCTCGAGGCGCAGGATCGGAGCCTCTGGGACGCGGCGCTGATCGCGCGCGGGCGCGCCGAACTCGATCGCGCGGCCGCCCTGCGCTCCCCGGGACGGTGGCAGCTGCACGCCGCCATCGCCGCCTGCCATGTCGACGCCCCGACGATCGCCGACACCGACTGGGTGCAGATGCTCGTGCTCTACGACATGCTGCGCGGGTACGACGGTTCGCCCATCGTCGCGCTCAACCGTGCCGTCGTGCTGTCGCGTGTCGCCGGTGCGCAGGCCGCGCTCGCCGATGTCGATGCCCTCGCCGGCCCGCTGTCCCGGTATCACCTGTGGCACGCCGTACGCGCCCGCCTTCTCCGGGATCTCGGGAGGGAGGCCGAAGCCGACGAGGCCGACCGGCGCGCGGCGGAGCTCACCTCCAACGTCGCCGAGCAGCGCCTGCTGGCCGCCCGACGCGCGCGCTGACCGCTACTCGCGCGTGCGGGCACCGGTCGTTTAGGCCGGCGCCGTCTCCAGCGCGTGCCGCACGAGCCGTTCGAGGGTCTCGAGCCCGTCGCGCGACAGGATCGATTCCAGATGGCCCTGCACGGTGGCAAAGCCCGGCCCGCGGAGCGCGTACACGTCGCCGGACACGGCATCCGCGGCCACCTCCGTATCGCCGACGCGGGTCGTCCCCGGGCTGACGCGCGCCGTGAACGTGTTGTAGAACCCGATGGATGCCGGACGTCCGAAGATGTCGACCTCCTTCTGGAGACCCTGATGGGGCGTCGCGAGCGGGGCGAGTTCCAATCCCAGGCCGTCGGCGACGATCTGGTGGCTGAGGCATACCGCCAGGAGCGGCCGTGCCGACGCGCGCCGCGCCGCGACGACCGTGCGCATGCGCTCGAGGCGTGCGCTGTCGGGGTCGCGGGGATCGCCGGGGCCGGGGCCGCAGACCACGAGATCGGCGAGGTCCAGCGACGCGGGATCGGCGTCGGCCCACGGGACGATCGTCACGTCGAACCCGAGGTGGCGCAGCTGATGCGCGAGCATCGTCGTGAAGCGGTCCTCGGCGTCGACGACGACCGCCGTGCGTCCCCCGCCCCATGTCGAGCGGGGCGCCGCACTCGGGGCGTCCTGCGGATTGAGCCAGAACGAGGCGAGTCGCTCGTTCCGCGCGGCGAGAAGAGCCGCCACCCCGGAATCGTCGGCGAGGCGGCGCGGCTCGGCGGAGGGCGCGTCCTCGTCGACGTCGGCACGCCGCACGTCGCGCTCGACGGCGCCGAGCGCTCCGAGGACGCCCGCCGCCTTGCCGTGTGTCTCGCTGACCTCGCCGTACGGGTCGGAGTGGCGCACGAGCGTCGCGCCGACCGGTACGCGCAGACGGCCGTCGACGAGATACGCCGTGCGGATGAGGATGGGGGCGTCGAGGTCGTGGCCGTCGCCGGCCGGCGTGAACAGCGCCGCCACGCCGGAGTAGTAACCGCGAGCGGAGCGTTCGTGGCGACGGATGACAGTGCACGCGTTCTGCATCGGCGAACCCGTCACGGTCGGGGCGAACATCGTCTCGCGGAGGATGTCACGCGGGTCGAGCGTGCTCCTGCCGCGCAGCATGTACTCGGTGTGGGTGAGGCGCGACATCTCCTTGAGATGAGGTCCGGTGATGCGTCCGCCGTCGCTGCACACGGCGGACATCATCTTCAGTTCCTCATCGACGACCATGAACAGTTCCTCGGTCTCCTTCGTGGAGGAGAGGAACTCGGTGAGCGTGTCGACCGTCGCACCGCCGTCGGGGTGGCGGAACGTGCCCGAGATCGGGTTCATCGTCACGACGCCCGCCTGGGCGCTGACGTGGGCCTCCGGGCTCGCGCCCACCGCGACGTGACCGGGGGTGACCACGAGGAACGTCCAGTAGGCGCCGCGTTCGTGTTCCAGCAGGGCGCGGAACCAGGTGAGTCCCGCCGTCACGGGGTCGACGTCGACCGTCGCCGTGAAGTCGCGGCGGATGACGAAGTTGGCGCCTTCGCCGCGGCCGATCTCGTCGGCGATCACGCGGCGGACGATCGTGGCGTATTCCTCGTCGGGAATGTCGAAACCGGCGTCCGCGAGGGCGACGTCTGCGGCGGGGAGCGAGGCGAGCACCTCGTCGCGCGGGGCGGACTCGTGCGCGCCGACCACCAGGCAGCGCAACGGCGCGTCGTCGTCGTGGCATTCGAACCCGCGCTCGACGACCTGACGGAAGGGAACGAGGGCGAGCACCTCCTGCGGCGCACCGTCGGCGTCGTGGAGGGGGATGTCGGCGAGCCGCGGAACGTCGACGATATCGCCGGTCAGCACCTCGACGCGCGCGTCGTCGCGCGCGATGAGGGCGAACGGCGCACCGGCGGCGACCGCGGCTTCGAGGCTCGCGGGGAGTGAGGAGGGGCGCGCGGTCATCGCCGGGCCTTTCGTCTGGTCGGGCGGTCGTCGCGGGAACGAAAAGACCGCCTCGGCGGGCGGTCTGTGATCAGGGTTGCGAACACACCGCCTCAGCGGGTGGGCCACCACGTGGTGTTCGCGAACATGCGGTCACATTATCACGGTGCCTCGCCCGTGCCTGTCCGTCAGGCGCAGCCCGGACTCGCTGTCCGTCACGCCCCGAGACGGGACAGATCCTCGTCGAGGTGGCGATGGCCGACCACTTCGTAGCCGACCACGATGACCAGCGGCGCGAGCCCTGTGATCACGATCGTCGTACCGAGGGACGCACCGGCCAACGATGCGGCCACCGCCGCCGCCAGAATCGCGGACGAGCCCGCCAGCAGCCACAGGTGGAAAGCGTCGAAGCGACCGACGAGCGTGGCGTACAGCACCCCGAGGATCACGATGAACACGAAGGCGGGCGCGGCGATCGTCAGGAGCGCGTATGTGGCATCCACGTGGGCTTCGCCCTCGATCACGTACGCCGCGACGTGCAGACCGGCCCCGATCGCCGCGACGGCGGCGAACAGCACGATGTGCAGGTAGCCCCACACGAACGACACCGACGGGCGCCGACTCAGGATGCGCGCGGCGGGGACCGTGAAGTACGACCACCAGACGGTGAAGGCGAGCAGCATGCCGCCGAAGGCGACCAGCCCGGCCTCGACGCTCCAGACGGTGTTCTCGACGGCCGCGGAGATCGCCAGGACGGTTCCGAGGATCACTTCGCCGAGGGTGATGATCACCAGCAGCCCGTAGCGCTCGGCGATGTGGTGGGGATGCCACGGGGTGGCGCCGCCGCGCCGCTCGGCGACGAGAGGCACGATCATCTCGAGCAGCCCCAGCGCGACCATCAGCGTCACGCCGATCCCCAGCGGCGGATCGATCACGATCGCCACGACCCAGCCCACTTGGACGATGCCGAGACCCGTCGCATACGTGAGCGCCGTGCGACGGTGCTGCGGGTTGTGCGCGGCGACGCGGATCCACACCGCGATCAGCGCGACCCGCATGATGACGTAGCCGGCGATCATGAGGGCGTTGTCGACGTGTTGACCCTCGTCGAGTGAATGGAAGAACGGGGGCAGTCCGAGGGCGAGGACGGCGACGCCGATCATCTGGACGAATGTCGCGATCCGCACGAACACGTCGTCGGCGTCGAACGCCGACCACAGCCACGTCGCGTTGATCCACGCCCACGTGACGGCGAACACCGCGATGAAGAAGCCCCCGGCGGCCGGAACGGTGTGACCCAGCTCGAACAGGTGCGCTGCCTGAGAGCCGGCCTGACTGAAGGCGACGACGAAGGTGAGGTCGAACAGCAGCTCCAGCGGCGTCGCGGTGCGGTGCGGTTCCCGCGGGTCGCGGCCGGTGAGGCGGGCGAACCCGCGTGTCAGGGAGCCGTGGTTCTCGGCGGCGGGGGTCGTCGTCATGCAGGAAAGGTACACCGCTCACAGCCTCCTTATCGGTCGGCGGCGTAGGCTGTGGATGTGCCAGCTGTGAACCTCGGGATGCCGCGCGTGCCGGACGTCCTCGCCCCCCGTCGCAAGAGTCGCCAGATCAAGGTCGGCAAGGTTCTCGTCGGCGGTGATGCCCCCGTCAGCGTGCAGTCGATGACGACCACGCCGACGACCGACATC
This genomic window from Candidatus Microbacterium phytovorans contains:
- the pflB gene encoding formate C-acetyltransferase, translating into MTIVTPTAQDELPAAWNGFTPGPWQDDVDVRDFIQRNYTPYDGDDAFLAGPTARTTRVWDTLAAMFPEERAKGIYDVDAHTPAGITAHAPGYISREDEIIVGLQTDAPLRRAIMPNGGWRMVEGALDTYGYEVDKTLKTVYTEYRKTHNQGVFDAYSPNVRAARSSHIITGLPDAYGRGRIIGDYRRVALYGVDALIAAKKVDKLGLDTTPFTEEVVRQREEHAEQIRALQELKTMAASYGFDISGPATDAREAVQWLYFAYLGAVKEQNGAAMSLGRTSTFLDVFIERDLAAGTLTEEQAQEIIDDFVIKLRIVRFLRTPEYDALFSGDPTWVTETIGGVGEDGRPLVTKNSFRYLQTLYNLGPAPEPNMTVFWSPALPQGFKDFCARVSIDTSAVQYESDDIIRPAWGDDAAIACCVSPMRVGKQMQFFGARVNLAKTLLYAINGGRDEVTGAQISPVAAPVGDGPLDFDDVMAKFDVTMDWLAETYVEALNCIHWSHDKYAYERLEMALHDKDVLRTMACGIAGLSVATDSLTAIKYATVTPVRDERGIVVDYVTEGDFPTYGNDDDRADDIAVDLVERFMAKIRRHPMYRNALPTQSVLTITSNVVYGKATGNTPDGRRAGEPFAPGANPMNGRDTHGMLASALSVAKLPYDQAQDGISLTNTVVPAGLGRTKDEQIRNLAGLLDAYVGSEGYHMNVNVLNRETLEDAMEHPENYPQLTIRVSGYAVNFVRLTREQQLDVLSRTFHGSL
- a CDS encoding UDP-N-acetylmuramoyl-L-alanyl-D-glutamate--2,6-diaminopimelate ligase, with amino-acid sequence MADIAPTPPVLRPENPPGHLLAELAARFAERTVGELADAAVTGITLATADLRPGEVFVALQGVNRHGAEFSADAAAKGAIAVLTDEAGVPEARAAGLPVLVVEEPRSRLGEISSWVYGTDRDMPLLLAITGTNGKTSVSHLVEGMLRALGMTTGLSSTAERHIAGQVIPSRLTTPESSEMHALLALMRERGVEAAMVEVSAQALSRHRVDGIVFDVAGFTNLTHDHLDDYGDMATYLEAKLDLFRPERSRRAVVCVDSPEGREVARRSSVPVTTVLTPALADGPVEADWTVDILEERQDGTWFRLHHRDGRDVVTTVPVIGGHMASNAGLAIVMLLEAGVAADDLFGLVRDARIPAELPGRIQRVSGPDGPAVYIDFAHSPDAFVKTLDAVRHVTPGRVIMVTAANGDRDVTKRAEMGATAAQGSDILVITDQHPRSEDPAGIRTALIAGARAARPDADIHEVVPPERAIEVAVQLAAAGDAIVWAGPGHQHYREISGVRVPFDAAEAARAALTASGWPTDAAHGKSTIVD
- a CDS encoding DUF1775 domain-containing protein — encoded protein: MTTFVPARRSRLLTGGLVLGGALVLAAPLAASAHVHVTPEAASASASTRLSFSFSHGCEESPTTSLVVTIPEGVDAVTPVVDGAWTIERELGANGVATQVTYTAVTPVDDGLSAAVAMDVVFASSVANSEVAFPIVQQCETGQTDWIEVADEGQSVDDLEAPAPVVSVGSVAETDDHGHAAEEGDHAEGDHEETDAAATESSAADPVARWLSGGALAAALAALAVTIVRRRRA
- a CDS encoding M50 family metallopeptidase, with protein sequence MTVLAFVIGVLLLVVGLAVSIALHEIGHLLPAKKFGVRVGQYMIGFGPTLWSRRIGETEYGVKALPLGGYISMAGMYPPSRREGRATGGFFATMVQDARAANDETLDGAGERRAFYELSVWRRVVIMLGGPLMNFLLAIVLLTIVLSGIGLQTATTTIASVNECVLPAGSTQTACTADDPASPAAEAGILPGDVLVSVAGTPVSTFAEASIIIQAAADETIPVVVDRDGEQVTLSVTPMPAEREVMGPDGEVMTAEVGFVGMTATVAYVPQPIWEGPQTAVERTGQIAGILWQLPAKVYQTAVDMFTGAERDPNGPLSVVGAGRLAGEVAAVDAPILNRAAAILELLAGLNIALFVFNLIPLLPLDGGHVVVALWDGIKRAWARMFRRPPPKPVDATKLVPVTFVVVIALIVMGGVLILADIVNPVQLFG
- a CDS encoding YciI family protein; this encodes MKYVIMFTSTPEVDAQLSAEEGQALYAKVYEWFQQHDAVLADGGAELQPADTATTVRGGGVVVDGPFSEAKEVIGGFSVLDVDDIDAAIAVARTWPMLDLPGTSVEIRPMVTDYSQFEQ
- a CDS encoding sigma factor-like helix-turn-helix DNA-binding protein, whose translation is MSPTDAATPPRSGAPAGGGVAASDHELARLVRDEAARIVGILTAATGNLDVAEEATAEAIEEALRAWRQHGAPARPGGWLLQAARHNALDRLRRETRYREKLEAVRALTVEDGHPARGDEGPDERVPLLFGCCHPALAPEAQLALTLRAVLGVTTAQIARATLEPESTVGQRISRAKRKMAAVGIPLGIPEGAERVDRLDIVLTVVSVLYDAAHLRAGADAVADRDLADDALWLARVVAGALPREAEAAGLHALLLFHRAREPARSRGGDLVLLEAQDRSLWDAALIARGRAELDRAAALRSPGRWQLHAAIAACHVDAPTIADTDWVQMLVLYDMLRGYDGSPIVALNRAVVLSRVAGAQAALADVDALAGPLSRYHLWHAVRARLLRDLGREAEADEADRRAAELTSNVAEQRLLAARRAR
- a CDS encoding chorismate-binding protein, producing the protein MTARPSSLPASLEAAVAAGAPFALIARDDARVEVLTGDIVDVPRLADIPLHDADGAPQEVLALVPFRQVVERGFECHDDDAPLRCLVVGAHESAPRDEVLASLPAADVALADAGFDIPDEEYATIVRRVIADEIGRGEGANFVIRRDFTATVDVDPVTAGLTWFRALLEHERGAYWTFLVVTPGHVAVGASPEAHVSAQAGVVTMNPISGTFRHPDGGATVDTLTEFLSSTKETEELFMVVDEELKMMSAVCSDGGRITGPHLKEMSRLTHTEYMLRGRSTLDPRDILRETMFAPTVTGSPMQNACTVIRRHERSARGYYSGVAALFTPAGDGHDLDAPILIRTAYLVDGRLRVPVGATLVRHSDPYGEVSETHGKAAGVLGALGAVERDVRRADVDEDAPSAEPRRLADDSGVAALLAARNERLASFWLNPQDAPSAAPRSTWGGGRTAVVVDAEDRFTTMLAHQLRHLGFDVTIVPWADADPASLDLADLVVCGPGPGDPRDPDSARLERMRTVVAARRASARPLLAVCLSHQIVADGLGLELAPLATPHQGLQKEVDIFGRPASIGFYNTFTARVSPGTTRVGDTEVAADAVSGDVYALRGPGFATVQGHLESILSRDGLETLERLVRHALETAPA
- a CDS encoding low temperature requirement protein A, giving the protein MTTTPAAENHGSLTRGFARLTGRDPREPHRTATPLELLFDLTFVVAFSQAGSQAAHLFELGHTVPAAGGFFIAVFAVTWAWINATWLWSAFDADDVFVRIATFVQMIGVAVLALGLPPFFHSLDEGQHVDNALMIAGYVIMRVALIAVWIRVAAHNPQHRRTALTYATGLGIVQVGWVVAIVIDPPLGIGVTLMVALGLLEMIVPLVAERRGGATPWHPHHIAERYGLLVIITLGEVILGTVLAISAAVENTVWSVEAGLVAFGGMLLAFTVWWSYFTVPAARILSRRPSVSFVWGYLHIVLFAAVAAIGAGLHVAAYVIEGEAHVDATYALLTIAAPAFVFIVILGVLYATLVGRFDAFHLWLLAGSSAILAAAVAASLAGASLGTTIVITGLAPLVIVVGYEVVGHRHLDEDLSRLGA